One Armatimonadota bacterium genomic window carries:
- the queG gene encoding tRNA epoxyqueuosine(34) reductase QueG, translating to MPQLSPPTLAALVKAHGRDLGFDLVGIAAAEPSLFAAEYAAWLAHGFAGEMEYLKRGLERRFDPREIVPGARSVIVVGMTYYCDEVEGPGTPPAEAGRAIFARYARGDDYHEVMRPRLQQLLDLLIERAPPGASGRVYVDTGPLLERELAQKAGIGWFGKNTMLINTRRGSYFLLGEIITNVEMPPDVPAEGGCGTCTACLDACPTGALTEAFTLDARRCISYLTIELKGDIPDEFAPALSAAGDRVFGCDICQEVCPFNLRRSQPTTEPAFQPRDITRHARTSDLCLLTEEQFREQFKGSAVKRTKMRGLLRNAAAALSARDDSEAVHALEHAVDSPDRLVSDAAGRALGTIRRRRQSSTEGGDGAAGLPSMAKRA from the coding sequence ATGCCACAACTCTCGCCGCCTACGTTGGCTGCGCTGGTGAAGGCGCATGGACGCGATCTCGGCTTCGATCTGGTGGGCATCGCCGCAGCGGAACCCTCACTCTTCGCCGCTGAATACGCCGCCTGGCTGGCCCATGGCTTTGCCGGCGAGATGGAGTACCTGAAGCGCGGTCTCGAACGGCGTTTCGATCCGCGCGAGATTGTTCCCGGCGCGCGGTCGGTTATCGTGGTGGGCATGACCTATTACTGCGACGAGGTCGAAGGCCCCGGAACGCCGCCGGCCGAAGCAGGTCGTGCCATATTTGCGCGTTACGCGCGCGGCGACGACTATCACGAGGTGATGCGACCGCGCCTGCAGCAGCTGCTTGATCTCCTCATCGAGCGCGCGCCGCCTGGAGCGTCGGGACGTGTCTATGTGGATACGGGTCCGCTGCTGGAGCGCGAGCTGGCGCAGAAGGCGGGGATCGGCTGGTTTGGCAAGAACACCATGCTGATCAACACGCGGCGTGGCTCGTACTTCCTGCTTGGCGAGATCATCACTAACGTTGAGATGCCGCCCGACGTGCCGGCCGAGGGCGGGTGTGGAACATGCACGGCCTGCCTGGATGCATGCCCAACCGGTGCGCTCACAGAGGCCTTCACCCTGGATGCGCGCCGCTGCATCTCGTACCTTACGATCGAGCTGAAGGGCGATATCCCGGACGAGTTTGCACCGGCGCTCTCAGCCGCCGGCGACCGCGTCTTCGGCTGCGACATCTGTCAGGAGGTGTGCCCCTTCAATCTGCGCCGCTCGCAACCCACCACCGAGCCGGCATTTCAGCCACGCGACATCACGCGGCACGCGCGCACCAGCGATCTCTGCCTGCTCACCGAAGAGCAGTTTCGTGAGCAGTTCAAAGGCAGCGCGGTAAAGAGGACGAAGATGCGCGGGCTGCTGCGGAATGCCGCTGCTGCGCTCTCCGCGCGTGACGACAGCGAAGCTGTTCATGCACTGGAACACGCGGTCGACAGTCCCGACCGGTTGGTGAGCGATGCGGCAGGGCGGGCGCTAGGCACGATACGGCGGCGCCGGCAGAGCAGCACGGAGGGAGGTGACGGTGCCGCTGGCCTACCGTCGATGGCGAAAAGGGCTTAA
- a CDS encoding chlorite dismutase family protein: MENRGRTFVQFAFYKFDAAFRRQSDELRDAQRAEFACAVEDAADDHMVRSYSLTGIRGDCDLLLWSAGPDLDAIKSATSTLLQTGMGRWAALPYCYLSMTKDSQYKDPHEKGPPGRRLVLRPTGRKYLFVYPFVKTRAWYLLTAEQRGALMKTHIEVGHLFPTVKLNTTYSFGLDDQEFVVAFETDIPSDFLDLVHALRETESSGYTLRDTPTFTCVQMSIGEALRAVG, from the coding sequence ATGGAAAATCGTGGACGCACATTTGTCCAGTTTGCTTTCTACAAGTTCGACGCCGCCTTCCGCCGGCAATCCGACGAACTGCGCGATGCGCAGCGCGCCGAGTTTGCCTGCGCGGTGGAGGATGCCGCAGACGACCACATGGTCCGCAGCTATTCACTCACCGGCATACGCGGTGATTGCGATCTGCTGCTCTGGAGCGCCGGGCCGGATCTGGACGCCATCAAGAGCGCGACCTCAACGCTCCTCCAAACCGGGATGGGGCGGTGGGCCGCGCTGCCGTACTGCTACCTGTCGATGACCAAAGACTCGCAGTACAAGGATCCGCACGAGAAGGGCCCGCCCGGACGCCGGCTGGTCTTGCGGCCTACAGGTCGCAAGTACCTGTTTGTCTATCCGTTCGTCAAGACGCGCGCCTGGTATCTGCTCACTGCCGAGCAGCGCGGCGCCTTGATGAAGACGCACATCGAAGTTGGCCACCTGTTTCCCACCGTAAAGCTCAACACCACCTACTCGTTTGGCCTCGATGATCAGGAGTTTGTGGTGGCGTTTGAAACCGACATCCCATCGGACTTTCTGGATCTTGTTCACGCGCTGCGCGAAACCGAGTCCAGCGGTTACACGCTGCGCGACACGCCGACCTTTACCTGTGTGCAGATGTCGATCGGCGAGGCGCTCAGGGCGGTCGGGTAG
- a CDS encoding sigma-70 family RNA polymerase sigma factor, with translation MTAPDDVNSASGCFGSREFDVMAGALRPAMLRRARVRAGASDADDLVQTALMHAWQHRARYQPESGARGFSYWVMRILDAVCGDCIRARANRGEVLTDANEILALAEEAMDMRIDEDDLSEDCGSLRRLVEKTSLPLRQRQCISLWLSGLPQGEIAARFGVSKQAVSQKIAAAARRLRAARELGDDASPSAMRLFAIGSRVAIYRKPRRQYVAPKRRSAAA, from the coding sequence ATGACCGCGCCGGACGACGTAAACAGTGCTTCAGGATGCTTTGGAAGCCGTGAGTTTGATGTGATGGCCGGAGCGCTTCGCCCGGCGATGCTGCGGCGCGCACGGGTTCGCGCCGGCGCTTCCGATGCCGACGACCTGGTTCAGACGGCGCTCATGCACGCATGGCAGCATCGCGCGCGGTATCAGCCGGAGAGCGGCGCTCGCGGCTTCAGCTATTGGGTGATGCGCATCCTGGATGCGGTCTGCGGTGACTGCATCCGAGCGCGCGCAAACCGCGGGGAAGTGCTGACCGACGCCAACGAGATCCTGGCTCTGGCCGAAGAGGCGATGGACATGCGGATCGACGAGGATGATCTTTCCGAGGACTGCGGCTCGCTCCGCCGGCTGGTCGAGAAGACCTCCCTGCCCTTGCGCCAGCGGCAGTGCATCAGCCTCTGGCTGAGCGGCCTGCCCCAGGGTGAGATTGCGGCCCGCTTTGGCGTGAGCAAGCAGGCGGTGTCGCAGAAGATCGCGGCCGCCGCCAGGCGGCTGCGTGCCGCCCGTGAGCTGGGTGACGACGCATCGCCCTCGGCCATGCGCCTCTTCGCAATCGGCAGCCGCGTCGCCATCTACCGCAAGCCGCGCCGCCAATATGTGGCGCCAAAGCGCCGATCGGCGGCTGCATAG